One stretch of Candidatus Neomarinimicrobiota bacterium DNA includes these proteins:
- a CDS encoding PorV/PorQ family protein, which produces MIRFKVFIVGLALVLIPSTDGKAQAVKKLGTSAATFLRIPVGARGTALGSAYVSLADDATTLFWNPSGLSRLSGTAVTLDYAPWLPGLDFNYLGLAIPLGNLGGFGISVTNLTSEKMDVTTPQFQMGTGETFTAASLAVGVTYARSLTDRFSIGATVKYIQERIYNSYANGIGFDVGTLFNTPLRGIRLGVSIANFGSKMQMDGEDLNVRVDIAPDQRGNNQTIVGGLRTDKFDLPMIMRIGLSAELLESDQMRVTWLMDGINPNDNAAGVNIGLECALWRETLVLRGGYNDLFLEDNVRGLTLGAGLSIPWARDRGMSIDYAFQDFQYLGGVNRFTLSVGF; this is translated from the coding sequence GTGATTAGGTTCAAGGTCTTCATCGTTGGTCTGGCATTGGTGCTGATTCCCTCGACTGACGGGAAGGCCCAGGCTGTGAAAAAATTGGGGACCTCGGCAGCAACCTTTTTGCGCATCCCTGTCGGTGCCCGGGGTACGGCCCTGGGAAGCGCGTACGTCTCCCTCGCCGATGACGCCACCACCTTGTTCTGGAATCCCAGTGGACTGTCCCGACTCAGTGGTACGGCGGTTACCCTCGACTATGCGCCGTGGTTGCCGGGGCTGGATTTCAATTACCTAGGCCTGGCGATTCCTCTGGGGAATCTGGGAGGGTTTGGCATAAGCGTGACCAATCTCACTAGTGAGAAGATGGATGTAACTACGCCGCAGTTCCAGATGGGAACGGGTGAGACCTTTACGGCGGCCAGTCTCGCTGTCGGGGTTACTTACGCTCGAAGTCTCACCGATCGCTTCTCAATCGGAGCCACGGTTAAATATATCCAGGAACGAATATATAATTCCTACGCGAATGGTATCGGATTCGATGTAGGTACACTTTTCAACACGCCCCTCAGGGGAATTCGGCTGGGTGTAAGCATTGCCAACTTCGGTAGTAAGATGCAGATGGATGGCGAGGATCTGAACGTGAGGGTGGATATCGCCCCGGATCAAAGAGGTAACAACCAGACTATCGTCGGTGGTCTCAGGACTGATAAGTTCGACCTTCCCATGATCATGCGGATTGGTCTGTCCGCAGAGCTGCTGGAGTCTGACCAAATGCGGGTCACCTGGTTGATGGACGGTATCAATCCCAACGACAATGCCGCCGGTGTCAATATCGGTTTGGAATGTGCCTTATGGCGTGAGACCTTGGTCCTGAGAGGCGGCTATAATGATTTATTTCTGGAAGACAATGTACGCGGGTTGACCCTCGGAGCGGGACTTTCTATACCGTGGGCACGAGACCGAGGTATGTCGATAGACTATGCGTTTCAGGACTTTCAATACCTTGGAGGCGTCAATCGCTTCACTTTGAGTGTGGGATTTTAG
- a CDS encoding T9SS type A sorting domain-containing protein, whose protein sequence is MNRSVISGLCSRVILLGILSGIATPLMGQAINVTIQFNSATVLDTLGDHHFVQIRGELNGAEGTLPDGNSITWNSTSDLILDNIGGDYWEKTFQMNPDDTLAYKFWTGFDATTGTSVVWDGWEGPLVNPDGLGGDNRILITGASDTILVVQYYNSSTSSVDQYWRPYEPKPDTVAVYFRVNMAGAEERGDFDPATNGPVIAKGGSPLGEPDPWTQIATLIREATSGVGGSFWSGAGYVAVADLSADDQQGFKFVYDDGSGGEVWETTGDRTFTFSADLIADARDTTIHWAYFNDQGPTGLTAVKATVTWRVDPGALETLGFFDRSVGDAIWLAGPKGWTIPSQALPLTYQPILGHWIAQDLFEKIPGDEFPYKYVIRFDSSRVDETSPNYIPGLDLTEYWEEPSVTGGANRMYTYTDASSQVVAGDFGRDYQFFNSIPPEGVLTDPITVTFNIDMANAADAEVNTANPLFRPGVDTAYVLFEGSLMALSQGMSLWGDELTRGVMLSDDDADGVYSGSLELSAPTVYQAGFIVGYTQDGGWITNGGGLLYGRRYFQFIWPESHVPDGETIWPSAYDFPVLDWVPGNLAVETPPDFTQPLSVNEHAIGVPGQWRLQPNYPNPFNPTTIIGFEVATTAKVNIAVYNILGQRVMTLIDRVVAPGHYSVFWNGMDESGSTVASGVYFVRMHSEEFSQVHKMTLLR, encoded by the coding sequence ATGAACAGAAGCGTTATCAGCGGCCTATGCAGCAGAGTGATACTTCTTGGTATCCTCAGCGGAATTGCCACGCCGTTGATGGGGCAGGCAATTAACGTCACGATACAGTTTAATTCGGCAACCGTGCTGGACACACTTGGTGACCATCACTTTGTCCAAATCCGTGGTGAGCTCAACGGTGCGGAAGGGACGCTTCCGGATGGGAACAGCATTACCTGGAATTCAACTTCCGATTTGATCCTCGATAATATCGGCGGGGATTACTGGGAGAAAACCTTCCAGATGAATCCCGACGATACACTCGCGTACAAGTTCTGGACCGGATTCGATGCAACTACCGGCACGTCCGTTGTCTGGGACGGTTGGGAAGGTCCTCTCGTAAATCCGGACGGGTTGGGGGGCGACAACCGGATTCTGATAACGGGAGCGAGCGATACGATTCTTGTGGTTCAATATTATAATTCCTCAACGAGTTCGGTTGACCAGTACTGGCGGCCATACGAACCGAAACCGGATACCGTAGCCGTCTACTTCCGGGTGAACATGGCCGGTGCCGAAGAAAGAGGGGATTTCGACCCGGCTACCAATGGGCCGGTTATCGCCAAAGGTGGCTCACCATTGGGAGAACCGGACCCGTGGACGCAAATTGCCACCCTTATCAGGGAAGCGACCAGCGGCGTTGGTGGTTCGTTCTGGTCGGGTGCAGGCTACGTTGCCGTGGCGGATTTAAGTGCGGACGATCAGCAAGGGTTTAAATTCGTTTATGACGATGGCAGCGGTGGCGAAGTCTGGGAAACGACTGGTGATCGCACCTTCACCTTCTCGGCTGATCTCATTGCCGACGCAAGGGACACGACGATTCACTGGGCATATTTCAACGATCAGGGACCAACCGGCCTGACAGCGGTCAAGGCGACCGTAACCTGGCGAGTTGATCCTGGCGCCCTGGAGACTCTGGGCTTTTTCGATCGCTCGGTCGGCGACGCCATCTGGCTGGCCGGCCCGAAAGGATGGACCATTCCCAGTCAAGCCCTGCCCTTAACATACCAGCCAATACTTGGTCACTGGATTGCACAGGACCTTTTCGAGAAAATCCCCGGCGATGAGTTCCCTTACAAGTACGTAATTCGGTTTGACTCCAGCCGTGTGGATGAGACCAGTCCAAATTACATTCCGGGCCTCGATTTGACGGAATACTGGGAGGAACCGAGTGTTACCGGCGGAGCGAACCGGATGTATACCTACACGGATGCATCATCACAAGTTGTTGCAGGTGATTTCGGCAGAGATTACCAGTTCTTCAATAGTATTCCACCGGAAGGAGTATTGACCGATCCCATTACGGTTACCTTCAACATCGACATGGCCAATGCCGCGGATGCAGAGGTGAACACGGCTAATCCACTGTTCCGTCCGGGAGTGGACACAGCTTACGTTTTGTTTGAGGGATCGCTCATGGCGCTTTCCCAGGGCATGTCTCTATGGGGTGACGAACTCACCCGGGGCGTGATGTTGAGTGACGATGACGCGGACGGTGTTTATTCGGGCAGCCTGGAATTATCCGCTCCCACGGTTTACCAGGCTGGATTCATTGTCGGATACACCCAGGATGGTGGCTGGATAACCAACGGTGGTGGTTTGTTATATGGAAGGCGCTATTTCCAATTTATCTGGCCCGAATCACACGTACCTGATGGGGAGACGATCTGGCCTTCAGCCTATGACTTTCCGGTACTCGATTGGGTTCCAGGGAATCTGGCCGTCGAAACACCACCTGATTTTACTCAACCGCTGTCGGTTAATGAGCACGCGATCGGAGTCCCCGGGCAGTGGCGGCTGCAACCGAACTATCCCAATCCCTTCAATCCGACTACGATTATCGGATTCGAGGTAGCCACGACTGCGAAGGTAAACATTGCTGTCTATAATATCTTGGGGCAACGGGTTATGACATTAATTGATCGCGTCGTTGCACCGGGACACTATTCGGTGTTCTGGAACGGTATGGACGAATCAGGCAGCACGGTGGCTTCAGGAGTGTATTTCGTAAGAATGCATTCGGAGGAATTCAGTCAGGTGCATAAGATGACCCTGTTACGTTAA
- a CDS encoding glycosyl hydrolase 53 family protein — protein MQRHSRSYSSRLAVAVFILGWLPGIVHGVDSLNFIVGADVSYLKQIEDYEGTYTDDGLAQDALEIFRLHGFNYIRLKIWHTPAEPYNNLEKVRIIAGRAKELGFKFLLNFHYSDFWADPGKQYKPKAWKDLPSFEMLEDSLYQYTNHTIMALKSADVLPDMVQLGNEINCGMLWPEGHVCGSDNTSLQWYQLASLINAGIRAVRDSLGPDNTVKIMIHHASGGDNGAVRWFFDNLFRQGVDSVDIDIIGLSFYPKWHGTLDDLRANLYDLANRYYQDLIVVETGYPWTLASKDVIGNIYGSLQDLHSGYPATVAGQRAFLLDLGQIVRNVPNGQGKGIFYWEPEWISVPELGSAWENVTLFDFDGETLESIDALALDPSQIPRMNVTIRLNTAANYDTLYPHHVAQIRGEITGCGGGYLSDGRRVSWGADSDLLLQNTGGDYWTITLPMCSGDELSFKFWSGLNRQTGTFLRLGWEGPVTPYDDPAGNTRIVVVGESDTTLPIQFYNSTGESVTQYWRPYPVYDDSVAIFYRVNLGRLMDSGLFEPDVHGPVGVRGDPPLSWDETRLLLTREVNSVNGGSFWSGVFYIPHDALGDGFQQEYKFHIENADSDGLEEGANRVLSIRPDFEATDTTLHWVYFTQKQPVAIQDDARLAPVEYSLMPVYPNPFNTSTVVTYQIPDRSYLAISVYDLQGRLVRQLDSGIKEPGTHTLSWNGEDSNGVGVASGVYYLVLKTGGSSFTRKMVLLR, from the coding sequence ATGCAGCGTCATAGTCGTTCATATTCTTCCCGGTTGGCAGTAGCGGTCTTCATACTGGGGTGGCTGCCCGGGATCGTACATGGTGTAGATTCGCTCAACTTCATAGTTGGGGCTGATGTTTCGTACTTGAAACAGATCGAGGATTATGAGGGGACGTACACCGATGACGGCCTAGCCCAGGATGCCCTGGAGATATTTCGGCTCCACGGCTTTAACTATATCAGGCTGAAAATCTGGCATACGCCGGCTGAGCCCTACAATAACCTTGAAAAGGTCCGGATCATAGCCGGCCGGGCTAAAGAGCTGGGCTTCAAATTCCTCCTGAATTTCCATTACTCTGATTTCTGGGCCGATCCCGGCAAGCAGTATAAGCCTAAAGCCTGGAAAGATCTCCCTTCTTTTGAAATGCTTGAGGACAGCCTCTATCAATACACTAATCACACGATCATGGCATTAAAAAGCGCGGATGTGCTCCCGGATATGGTTCAGCTGGGTAACGAGATCAACTGTGGAATGCTGTGGCCGGAGGGACATGTCTGTGGCAGTGACAACACCTCTCTCCAGTGGTACCAGCTGGCCAGTCTGATCAATGCCGGTATCCGCGCCGTTCGGGACAGCCTTGGTCCCGATAACACCGTGAAAATCATGATCCATCACGCCAGTGGGGGTGATAACGGCGCCGTACGCTGGTTTTTCGATAACCTGTTTAGGCAGGGTGTGGACAGTGTCGACATAGACATTATTGGTTTATCGTTCTATCCCAAATGGCACGGGACCCTCGATGATCTGCGGGCCAACCTCTACGACCTGGCCAACCGCTACTACCAGGATTTAATCGTCGTGGAGACCGGATACCCTTGGACGCTGGCCAGTAAAGACGTCATCGGTAATATCTACGGCAGTCTGCAGGATCTGCATTCGGGCTATCCGGCAACCGTGGCGGGCCAGAGGGCTTTTCTGCTCGATTTAGGACAAATCGTACGGAATGTGCCCAACGGCCAAGGAAAGGGAATATTCTACTGGGAACCGGAGTGGATTTCCGTTCCAGAATTGGGTTCCGCCTGGGAAAATGTCACCTTGTTCGATTTCGATGGGGAGACCCTTGAATCTATCGATGCCCTCGCCTTGGATCCTTCCCAGATCCCTCGCATGAATGTGACGATTCGTCTGAACACCGCAGCCAATTATGACACGCTGTACCCGCATCATGTGGCCCAGATACGGGGGGAGATCACCGGATGCGGCGGGGGCTATCTATCCGACGGACGCAGGGTCTCCTGGGGGGCAGACTCCGATTTGCTGCTTCAGAATACCGGAGGCGATTACTGGACCATCACGCTGCCGATGTGCTCCGGAGATGAGCTGTCCTTCAAGTTCTGGTCCGGTTTGAATCGGCAGACGGGTACCTTTTTGCGCCTGGGATGGGAGGGGCCGGTCACACCGTACGATGATCCGGCAGGGAATACCAGGATAGTGGTAGTCGGGGAGTCCGATACGACGCTGCCGATTCAGTTTTATAACAGCACAGGAGAGAGCGTTACTCAGTACTGGCGTCCATACCCGGTATACGATGACTCCGTGGCGATTTTCTATCGGGTGAACCTTGGTCGGCTGATGGATTCGGGCCTATTCGAGCCGGATGTACATGGACCGGTAGGAGTTAGGGGCGATCCACCACTGTCCTGGGACGAAACCCGACTGCTGTTGACCCGGGAAGTGAACAGCGTTAACGGTGGTTCTTTCTGGTCAGGAGTGTTTTATATACCCCACGACGCCCTTGGGGATGGATTCCAGCAGGAATATAAGTTTCACATTGAAAATGCCGATTCGGATGGATTGGAAGAGGGGGCGAACAGGGTGCTCTCTATCAGGCCGGACTTTGAGGCAACGGATACCACTTTACACTGGGTCTATTTTACACAGAAACAGCCAGTTGCTATTCAGGACGATGCCAGATTGGCTCCAGTTGAATATTCTTTAATGCCTGTTTACCCCAATCCCTTTAATACTTCCACGGTAGTCACCTACCAAATTCCGGACAGGTCCTACCTGGCTATATCGGTCTACGACTTGCAGGGGCGACTGGTCCGCCAACTTGATAGCGGCATAAAAGAGCCCGGCACACACACATTAAGTTGGAATGGTGAAGATAGTAACGGTGTAGGTGTTGCATCTGGTGTTTACTATCTGGTCTTAAAGACCGGGGGAAGCAGCTTCACCAGGAAAATGGTGTTATTGCGATAA
- a CDS encoding arabinogalactan endo-beta-1,4-galactanase: protein MYRIFSVIIIISVLAAGTSCDRKTTAGSNDSLIGGDVSFLAEIEHYGGQFYDGEEARDAISILKSHGFNAIRLKLWHTPAGDFNTLEKVAEMARRIKAQDMHFLLNFHYSDFWADPGKQYKPKVWEGLPFTVLKDSLYLYTKSVITTLRNQNTLPEMVQLGNEIRPGMLWPDGRVGGEYDTKEQWNQLAQLLKAARKGVLDCLREGEEIKIMIHIDNGGSNRICRWFFDNVREQGVEFDVIGLSFYPKWHGTFDSLKANLADLANRYARDIIIVETAYPWTLQWAERDGFDKGHNIFGTDADLHPGYPPTLDGQKAFFRELRAIVQGVPGNHGKGIYYWEPEWISVEGLGSHWENAALFDFDGKVLPSIDAFTGIE, encoded by the coding sequence ATGTACCGTATATTCTCCGTCATCATTATTATTAGTGTCCTCGCGGCCGGGACGAGTTGCGATCGTAAAACCACTGCAGGCAGCAACGATTCCCTCATCGGTGGCGACGTGTCTTTTCTAGCCGAAATTGAGCATTATGGGGGACAGTTTTACGATGGCGAGGAGGCACGAGATGCCATCTCGATTTTAAAAAGTCATGGCTTTAATGCTATTCGGCTTAAGCTGTGGCATACCCCAGCTGGGGATTTTAACACCCTTGAAAAGGTGGCTGAGATGGCCAGGCGGATCAAGGCTCAAGACATGCACTTCCTGCTCAATTTTCACTATTCCGATTTCTGGGCCGATCCGGGCAAGCAGTATAAACCCAAAGTCTGGGAAGGGTTGCCCTTTACGGTACTGAAGGATAGCCTTTACCTTTACACCAAGAGCGTGATAACCACTTTGAGGAATCAGAACACTCTTCCTGAAATGGTGCAGCTAGGGAATGAGATCCGTCCGGGCATGCTATGGCCTGATGGGCGGGTTGGCGGAGAGTATGATACGAAGGAGCAGTGGAATCAGCTGGCCCAGCTGCTGAAGGCGGCACGGAAAGGTGTGCTGGATTGTTTAAGGGAAGGTGAAGAAATCAAAATCATGATCCACATAGATAACGGCGGCAGCAATCGGATATGCAGATGGTTTTTCGACAACGTTCGCGAGCAGGGGGTGGAGTTTGATGTAATCGGATTGTCGTTTTATCCTAAGTGGCATGGGACATTCGACTCCCTGAAGGCCAACCTGGCCGACCTGGCAAATCGTTATGCCAGAGATATCATTATTGTTGAGACGGCCTATCCCTGGACGCTTCAGTGGGCGGAACGCGACGGCTTTGATAAGGGACATAATATCTTCGGCACGGATGCTGATCTGCATCCCGGCTATCCACCGACTCTGGATGGGCAGAAAGCCTTTTTCAGAGAACTCCGTGCTATTGTTCAGGGTGTCCCTGGCAATCATGGGAAAGGTATCTATTATTGGGAGCCGGAGTGGATTTCAGTTGAGGGTCTGGGTTCGCATTGGGAGAACGCGGCACTGTTTGACTTCGATGGGAAAGTACTGCCTTCCATTGATGCTTTTACAGGGATTGAGTAG